One genomic segment of Natrialbaceae archaeon AArc-T1-2 includes these proteins:
- a CDS encoding branched-chain amino acid transaminase: MSFDEMDVDTIWMDGEFVDWDDAQIHVLTHGLHYGTGVFEGARCYDTEEGPALFRWDEHLQRLYQSAKPYEMDIGYEPDELTDATIELIRRQELPSCYVRPIAFYGYNSLGVSPTDCPTRTAIAVWPWGAYLGEEALENGIDVMISSWRKHASSQIPTNAKTTGLYVNSMLAGEEARRNGYAEAIVLNKEGNVAEGPGENLFLVRDGELYTPGLSESILDGITRDTVITLAEDLGYTVHDNVSISRGELNTADELFFTGSAAEVTPIRKVDNVVIGDGSRGPVTEEIQSTFFEVVERRTDSYDEWFTYV; encoded by the coding sequence ATGAGCTTCGACGAGATGGACGTCGATACGATCTGGATGGACGGGGAGTTCGTCGACTGGGACGATGCGCAGATCCACGTGCTCACACATGGGTTGCACTACGGGACGGGGGTCTTCGAGGGGGCGCGGTGTTACGACACCGAGGAGGGACCGGCGCTCTTTCGCTGGGACGAACACCTGCAGCGGCTCTACCAGTCCGCCAAACCGTACGAGATGGACATCGGCTACGAGCCCGACGAACTCACCGACGCGACGATCGAGCTCATCCGCCGTCAGGAACTGCCCTCCTGTTACGTCCGTCCGATCGCCTTCTACGGCTACAACAGCCTCGGCGTGAGCCCGACGGACTGTCCCACCCGGACCGCCATCGCCGTCTGGCCGTGGGGTGCTTACCTCGGCGAGGAGGCCCTAGAGAACGGTATCGACGTGATGATCTCCTCGTGGCGGAAACACGCCTCGAGCCAGATCCCGACGAACGCGAAGACGACGGGGCTGTACGTCAACAGTATGCTCGCAGGCGAGGAAGCCCGCCGGAACGGGTACGCCGAGGCCATCGTGTTGAACAAGGAGGGCAACGTCGCCGAAGGCCCCGGCGAGAACCTCTTTCTCGTGCGCGACGGCGAACTCTACACGCCGGGGCTCTCGGAGTCGATCCTCGACGGTATCACTCGCGACACCGTGATCACGCTGGCAGAAGATCTCGGCTACACGGTTCACGACAACGTCTCGATCTCGCGTGGTGAACTCAACACCGCCGACGAGCTCTTTTTCACTGGCTCGGCCGCCGAGGTCACGCCGATCCGCAAGGTCGACAACGTCGTCATCGGCGACGGCTCCCGTGGACCAGTTACCGAAGAGATCCAGTCGACGTTCTTCGAAGTCGTCGAACGTCGGACCGATTCCTACGACGAGTGGTTCACGTACGTCTGA
- the ribB gene encoding 3,4-dihydroxy-2-butanone-4-phosphate synthase, producing the protein MHGRSSGTASFEHALESLAAGEPILVHDAADREGETDLIYHASAVTPDAVSRLRNDAGGLVCVALGHDVAEAFDLPFLAEAVDHPAVGDHDLGYDERSSFSLTVNHRDTYTGITDNDRSLTIQELAAAACAPEETTFAEEFRVPGHVHVLKGAPELLAQREGHTELGLALAAAADLPPAVVVCEMLDDETGEALPPAAARTYAGRHDVPYLEGRAVLEQLG; encoded by the coding sequence ATGCACGGCCGATCGTCCGGCACGGCATCGTTCGAGCACGCACTCGAGTCGCTCGCGGCCGGCGAGCCGATCCTCGTCCACGACGCGGCCGACCGCGAGGGGGAGACGGACCTGATCTATCACGCGAGCGCGGTCACGCCCGATGCCGTTTCCCGGCTGCGAAACGACGCGGGTGGACTCGTCTGTGTGGCACTCGGACACGACGTCGCCGAGGCGTTCGATCTCCCCTTCCTCGCCGAGGCGGTCGACCATCCTGCGGTCGGGGACCACGATCTCGGCTACGACGAACGGTCGTCGTTCTCGCTGACCGTCAACCACCGTGACACCTACACGGGGATCACCGACAACGATCGCTCGCTGACGATTCAGGAGCTGGCCGCGGCCGCTTGCGCCCCCGAGGAGACGACCTTCGCCGAGGAGTTTCGCGTCCCCGGTCACGTCCACGTGCTGAAAGGTGCACCCGAGCTGCTCGCCCAGCGGGAGGGTCACACCGAACTGGGGCTCGCACTTGCAGCCGCCGCCGACCTCCCGCCCGCCGTCGTCGTCTGTGAGATGCTCGACGACGAGACCGGCGAGGCACTCCCGCCCGCTGCCGCCCGAACATACGCCGGGCGCCACGACGTCCCCTACCTCGAGGGCCGAGCCGTTCTCGAACAGCTGGGATAG